DNA from bacterium:
CTTATAGACATTGATTATTTCAAAAAAGTGAAACTGCGGACCGCCGAGATCATCGCCGCCGAGAAGGTGCCCAACGCAGACAAGCTGCTGCGACTGCAGGTGAAGCTGGGCGAAGAGACCCGGCAGGTGCTGGCCGGCATAGCCCAGTGGTACACCCCGGAATCGCTGGTGGGCCAGCAGGTGGTGATAGTGGCCAACCTGAAGCCGGCCAAGATCCGGGGGCTGGAGTCGCACGGAATGCTGCTGGCGGCCCAGGACAAGGACGGGGTGGTGATACTGAATCCTCAGCGCAAAGTGGAGACGGGGTCGGAAATACGATGATTACAAAAGGTATAAAGGCATAAAGGTTTTAAATGTTTAAATGTCTATGAGGTGAAATATGTCAGAGATCATCAAAAAGATCATCGCCCTCAAAGATGCCGAACGAAAGATACTGGTGGGCGACATCATGGAAAGCGAAAAGGGGCTTAAAGAGGCCTTCTGCAAAATGCTGAACATGGCCGGGGAGCCCCTGCAGGAAAAGTTCTACAAAAGCCTGCCCCAGGGCTGGGACGGTTTTATCAAGGAGCAGGCCAAGGGCGAAATCACTATCAGCCCCCAGAAAGAGGAAAAGGCCCTGGAAGAGATCTCCAAAATGATGGCGGGCATCGGGGCCACGATGGAGAAGCTGGAGAAGAACACCGTCAAGGCCAGGAAGCAGACCCTGAAGTTCCGCGAGACCATGAAGGCCGGGTTCATCAAGCTGGTGAAGGTGATCTCGGACCAGACCAAGGGGCTGGAACGCGGGCCGCTGCAGAAGGAATATCCAAAAGACGCAGAGGTCATTGAACTGCCCAAGCCGGATAAATCCGTTTTAAAGAAATCAG
Protein-coding regions in this window:
- the metG gene encoding methionine--tRNA ligase subunit beta is translated as LIDIDYFKKVKLRTAEIIAAEKVPNADKLLRLQVKLGEETRQVLAGIAQWYTPESLVGQQVVIVANLKPAKIRGLESHGMLLAAQDKDGVVILNPQRKVETGSEIR